A genomic segment from Leptolyngbya boryana PCC 6306 encodes:
- a CDS encoding serine/threonine-protein kinase, translating to MMLCSACGFNNQTGVMQCGQCRAALEPLITDVLSPGSRLARGAYTVGKVLGQGGFGITYLGSDTRLVRPVAIKEFFPENCRRQGTTVVSVGSWTSETYADAKQKFLLEGQTLAKFNHPSIVRVFYAFEENNTVYIVMEYLRGKTLAERVTEAGGRLDETEALTYVREVGEALQVIHRANFLHRDIKPENIMLTQDQRTVLIDFGTAREYVSDRTQTHSVTFTPGYAPLEQYAQRSQKTPSTDIYALAATLYFLLTGETPVAATDRAVGVELRTVQQLNPAVRSTVSAAIEQAMAIQVTQRPQSVEAFLRQFAVAQPAQVRETWMCTATLTGHAAGSTWLAGIRNVALSPDGTTIASASEDKTIKLWNLMTQTEICTLSGHQNWVRAVVFSPDGSVLISGSDDRTIRVWNWRTGQILQTFTEHQGSIATLAVMMNGNSTVLASGSDDKTVKLWEIEAGQESLITFSGHPNFVQSVAFSPDGHLLVSADFDGKIKIWSLSQRCEIFHLDDTFYGIRTIAISPSGQTLVTAGRDGKIKLRNFPTGESRQTLTAQPGSFLGGGIESVAISPDERLIASASDDEKNIKLWNLVTGECIQTLIGHLKGVTSVVFSPDGQTLISGSYDKTIKLWQCTQK from the coding sequence ATGATGCTGTGTTCTGCCTGCGGATTTAACAATCAAACGGGCGTAATGCAGTGTGGTCAATGTAGGGCGGCACTGGAACCCTTGATCACTGATGTTTTGTCGCCGGGTTCGCGTCTGGCGAGAGGTGCTTACACGGTTGGAAAAGTTCTGGGTCAGGGCGGCTTTGGGATTACCTATCTGGGCAGTGATACGCGCTTGGTTCGCCCTGTTGCCATCAAGGAATTCTTTCCAGAAAACTGTCGCAGGCAAGGAACAACGGTTGTTTCGGTAGGAAGCTGGACTTCTGAAACCTATGCTGATGCTAAGCAAAAATTTTTACTAGAAGGGCAGACCCTCGCTAAATTTAATCATCCCAGCATTGTACGAGTCTTCTATGCTTTTGAAGAAAACAATACGGTCTATATTGTGATGGAGTACCTGCGCGGCAAAACCCTAGCAGAGCGGGTAACCGAAGCAGGTGGCAGGTTGGATGAGACAGAGGCGTTAACCTATGTGCGGGAAGTGGGCGAAGCATTACAGGTCATTCACCGCGCTAACTTTCTGCATCGCGATATCAAACCTGAAAATATCATGCTGACTCAGGATCAGCGAACGGTTCTAATCGATTTCGGGACAGCTAGAGAGTATGTTTCGGATAGAACTCAAACCCATTCGGTCACCTTTACACCAGGATATGCTCCATTAGAACAATATGCACAGCGATCGCAAAAAACACCCTCCACAGATATCTATGCCCTAGCCGCAACGCTGTACTTCCTTTTAACGGGAGAAACGCCAGTCGCTGCGACTGATCGCGCCGTTGGAGTAGAGTTGCGAACCGTGCAGCAGTTAAACCCAGCCGTTCGATCGACGGTATCTGCCGCGATCGAACAAGCAATGGCAATTCAAGTGACTCAAAGACCGCAGTCTGTAGAAGCCTTTCTTCGTCAATTCGCGGTTGCTCAGCCTGCTCAAGTGCGAGAAACTTGGATGTGTACTGCGACCCTAACGGGACATGCTGCTGGCTCAACTTGGCTCGCTGGAATCCGCAATGTGGCGCTCAGTCCAGATGGAACGACGATCGCGAGTGCCAGTGAAGACAAAACGATCAAACTGTGGAATTTAATGACTCAGACGGAAATCTGCACTCTGAGTGGACATCAAAATTGGGTTCGAGCAGTCGTGTTTAGTCCTGATGGCTCGGTCTTGATCAGCGGGAGTGATGACAGAACCATTAGAGTCTGGAATTGGCGAACTGGACAAATACTCCAAACCTTCACTGAACATCAGGGATCGATAGCAACGCTTGCCGTCATGATGAATGGAAATAGCACAGTTCTTGCCAGTGGAAGCGATGATAAGACTGTTAAGCTCTGGGAGATTGAAGCAGGGCAAGAAAGCTTGATCACCTTCTCAGGACACCCAAATTTTGTTCAGTCTGTTGCTTTCAGCCCCGATGGACACCTGCTTGTGAGCGCTGACTTTGATGGCAAAATCAAAATCTGGTCGCTCAGTCAACGCTGCGAGATTTTCCATCTGGACGATACTTTCTACGGAATCAGAACGATCGCGATCAGTCCCAGTGGACAAACGCTAGTCACGGCTGGGCGAGACGGCAAGATCAAGCTGCGTAATTTTCCTACAGGTGAGTCGCGTCAGACGTTGACCGCGCAGCCTGGCTCTTTTTTAGGCGGTGGCATCGAATCGGTTGCGATTAGTCCAGACGAACGCCTGATTGCTAGTGCAAGTGATGACGAAAAAAATATTAAACTCTGGAACTTGGTGACTGGAGAATGTATTCAAACCCTGATCGGGCATCTCAAGGGTGTAACCAGTGTGGTGTTCAGTCCTGATGGTCAGACTTTGATCAGTGGGAGCTACGACAAGACGATCAAGCTTTGGCAGTGCACACAGAAATAG